The Candidatus Neomarinimicrobiota bacterium genome includes a window with the following:
- the rpsC gene encoding 30S ribosomal protein S3, translated as MGQKTNPIGFRLGINKTWLSTWFDEQDFADKLNEDIILRRYIQHRTSNAGVSRMEISRTPKKVTITIHTSRPGIVIGRGGEEVERLRSEIHRLVGKEVQLNVSEVKRPELDARLVGESIAQQLVKKISFRRAAKKSIQSTMRMGAEGIRICLAGRLGGAEMSRTETFREGRVPLHTLRADIDYAMVEANTTYGKIGVKVWICNGEMASKSAMFKS; from the coding sequence GTGGGGCAGAAAACCAATCCGATTGGGTTCCGACTAGGGATCAATAAGACCTGGCTGTCTACCTGGTTTGACGAACAGGATTTCGCCGACAAGCTGAATGAGGACATCATCCTGCGTCGATATATCCAGCATCGCACGAGCAATGCTGGCGTCTCCAGAATGGAGATCAGTAGAACCCCGAAAAAGGTCACGATCACCATTCACACCAGTCGTCCTGGAATTGTCATTGGCCGAGGTGGGGAAGAAGTGGAACGGCTCCGAAGTGAAATACATCGCCTCGTGGGGAAGGAAGTACAGCTGAACGTGAGTGAAGTTAAACGACCTGAGCTGGATGCTCGTTTGGTTGGTGAGAGTATTGCCCAACAATTGGTCAAGAAGATTTCTTTCCGTCGGGCTGCTAAGAAGTCCATCCAATCTACGATGCGCATGGGTGCTGAGGGCATCCGAATTTGTCTCGCAGGCCGGCTAGGTGGTGCGGAAATGAGCCGCACCGAGACGTTCAGAGAGGGGCGTGTGCCCTTACATACCCTGCGGGCAGATATCGACTATGCCATGGTGGAAGCAAACACCACGTACGGTAAAATCGGTGTCAAGGTATGGATCTGTAACGGCGAGATGGCCTCAAAAAGCGCTATGTTTAAAAGTTAG
- the rplP gene encoding 50S ribosomal protein L16 has protein sequence MLAPRKVKFRKPHRGNRKGMASRGDAVAFGTYGLKALENGWITSRQIESGRIAIARKIRKFGRMWIRIFPDKTITQKPAETRMGKGKGAPEYWVCVVKPGRILFEIEGVSEELAAEAFRLCAHKLPVKTRMVTRREAAT, from the coding sequence ATGCTGGCACCTCGAAAAGTCAAGTTTCGCAAGCCCCATAGAGGTAACCGGAAGGGAATGGCTTCACGGGGTGATGCCGTTGCTTTCGGCACGTATGGCCTGAAGGCGTTGGAGAATGGGTGGATTACGAGCCGGCAGATTGAATCCGGTCGTATCGCCATTGCTCGAAAAATTCGGAAGTTTGGCCGCATGTGGATCCGCATCTTTCCAGACAAGACTATCACTCAGAAGCCTGCTGAGACCCGCATGGGCAAGGGTAAGGGGGCGCCCGAGTATTGGGTCTGTGTAGTGAAGCCGGGCCGGATTCTTTTTGAGATTGAGGGTGTTAGCGAAGAACTGGCAGCAGAAGCATTCCGACTCTGCGCGCATAAATTGCCAGTTAAAACCAGGATGGTTACCCGCAGGGAGGCAGCGACGTGA
- the rpmC gene encoding 50S ribosomal protein L29, with amino-acid sequence MIREELLAMSVDDLRKHLQEKEAELTNQRFQKALQQLEKSHEIRRTRREIARIKTMLREYELGHRVEKAG; translated from the coding sequence GTGATCCGGGAAGAACTATTAGCTATGTCGGTGGATGACCTGCGCAAGCACCTCCAGGAAAAAGAAGCCGAACTGACCAACCAACGATTCCAGAAAGCGCTGCAACAGTTGGAGAAGTCCCATGAAATTCGCCGAACTCGTCGCGAGATTGCCCGCATCAAGACGATGTTACGGGAATATGAACTTGGACATCGAGTGGAGAAAGCAGGGTAG
- the rpsQ gene encoding 30S ribosomal protein S17, whose amino-acid sequence MVTSHSTRRRLTGEVVSNKMDKTAVVRVVRRFAHPVYKKYVTRTKKYYAHDGENICQVGDQVIIEASRPLSKLKRWRVLEVTQSVTGAEVEVEV is encoded by the coding sequence ATGGTGACGAGCCACTCCACTCGAAGGCGACTGACCGGCGAGGTAGTAAGCAACAAAATGGACAAAACGGCTGTTGTCCGGGTAGTCCGTCGGTTCGCTCACCCTGTATATAAAAAGTACGTGACCAGGACCAAAAAGTATTATGCCCATGATGGGGAGAATATCTGCCAGGTGGGAGATCAGGTGATCATCGAAGCCTCCAGGCCGCTGAGCAAGCTCAAGCGTTGGCGAGTACTAGAAGTGACTCAATCTGTTACCGGTGCTGAAGTTGAGGTTGAGGTGTGA
- the rplN gene encoding 50S ribosomal protein L14, giving the protein MIQQESRLKVADNTGAKEVLCIRVLGGSHRRYASIGDLIVVTVKSAIPGGMVKKGEKSKAVVVRTKKEVRRSDGSYIRFDENAAVLLNQVLEPRGTRVFGPVARELRDKRYMKIISLAPEVI; this is encoded by the coding sequence GTGATCCAGCAGGAATCGCGGTTGAAAGTGGCAGACAACACCGGTGCCAAAGAGGTGTTGTGTATCCGGGTGCTCGGTGGATCGCACCGCCGCTATGCCAGTATAGGGGACCTGATCGTGGTGACGGTCAAGTCCGCCATACCTGGTGGTATGGTGAAAAAGGGTGAGAAATCGAAGGCGGTGGTGGTACGGACTAAAAAAGAGGTTCGCCGGTCTGACGGCTCCTACATCCGTTTTGATGAAAATGCCGCCGTGTTGCTCAATCAGGTTTTAGAACCCCGAGGGACCCGTGTTTTCGGTCCGGTGGCCAGAGAGCTGCGGGATAAAAGATACATGAAAATCATATCATTAGCCCCTGAGGTAATCTGA
- the rplX gene encoding 50S ribosomal protein L24, which produces MKIKKGDTVRVISGNYRGKTGKVLKVFPKRNRAIVEGINYIKRHSRPTQTNPQGGIIEREASVHLSNLMLIVSNTPTRVGYTRLEDGRKVRFAKKVGETVNE; this is translated from the coding sequence ATGAAAATCAAAAAAGGTGATACTGTCAGAGTTATTTCGGGAAACTACCGTGGGAAGACTGGCAAGGTTCTCAAGGTTTTTCCCAAACGGAATCGGGCTATCGTAGAAGGCATCAACTATATCAAACGCCATTCCCGGCCGACCCAGACCAATCCCCAGGGCGGGATCATCGAGCGCGAGGCATCAGTTCACCTCTCCAACCTGATGCTGATAGTAAGTAACACTCCCACACGCGTGGGTTATACGCGTCTGGAAGACGGCAGGAAAGTAAGGTTCGCCAAGAAAGTGGGCGAAACGGTTAATGAGTAA
- the rplE gene encoding 50S ribosomal protein L5, whose translation MAKAKATRSENDYVPRLKQLYREEIIPALQKRVGYKNIWQVPRLEKIILNMGLGGAKEDANMLRSALEDLAVISGQKAVVTYAKRPISNFKIRAGDPVGAKVTLRGERMYDFLDRLLSLAVPRIRDFRGLSNRSFDGRGNYSFGIDEQIIFPEIDYDKIDKIRGMDIIVVTTANTDEEAYELLWAFGFPFRPRPAAQPPTEGVTT comes from the coding sequence ATGGCAAAGGCCAAAGCTACGCGTAGCGAGAATGACTATGTCCCACGGCTGAAGCAGCTGTACCGGGAAGAGATCATTCCTGCGCTTCAAAAGCGTGTTGGATACAAGAACATTTGGCAGGTACCGCGGCTTGAGAAGATTATCCTGAACATGGGACTCGGCGGTGCCAAAGAAGATGCCAATATGCTCAGGAGTGCCTTGGAAGATCTGGCGGTTATCAGCGGGCAGAAGGCCGTGGTGACCTACGCTAAGAGGCCCATCTCCAACTTTAAGATCCGGGCCGGTGATCCTGTGGGTGCCAAAGTTACTCTCCGGGGAGAGCGCATGTATGATTTCTTGGATCGCCTTTTAAGCTTGGCCGTGCCCCGTATCAGGGATTTTCGGGGCCTGTCGAATCGGTCCTTTGACGGCCGGGGTAACTATAGCTTTGGAATAGATGAACAGATCATTTTCCCGGAGATTGACTACGACAAGATAGACAAAATCCGGGGTATGGATATCATCGTGGTAACGACCGCCAATACAGATGAAGAAGCCTATGAGCTGCTTTGGGCCTTCGGTTTCCCGTTTCGTCCCCGGCCCGCGGCCCAACCGCCCACTGAAGGAGTGACAACGTAG
- a CDS encoding type Z 30S ribosomal protein S14, whose amino-acid sequence MARKALIVKSKKEPKFSTQQYNRCTNCGRSRSYLRKFGLCRICFREMALQGVIPGITKASW is encoded by the coding sequence GTGGCGCGCAAAGCATTGATTGTCAAATCCAAGAAGGAACCCAAGTTTTCAACTCAGCAGTACAACCGCTGCACCAATTGTGGTCGTTCACGGAGTTACTTGCGGAAGTTCGGATTGTGCCGGATCTGTTTCCGGGAGATGGCGTTGCAGGGTGTCATTCCCGGCATTACCAAGGCCAGTTGGTAG
- the rpsH gene encoding 30S ribosomal protein S8, translated as MSMSDPIADLLTRIRNAQKAVKRWVDVPSSNLKKRICLILKEEHFIRDFILVADDKQGMLRIFLNYDPKGEPVIEGIRRISRPGRRVYTDVNNLPRVREGLGIAILTTSKGVVSDKIARRLNVGGEVLCHVW; from the coding sequence ATATCCATGTCTGATCCTATTGCCGATCTACTTACCAGGATTCGAAACGCACAAAAGGCAGTCAAGCGTTGGGTGGATGTCCCCTCCTCCAATCTTAAGAAGCGGATTTGCCTGATTTTAAAGGAAGAACATTTCATCCGGGATTTTATACTGGTAGCCGATGACAAACAGGGAATGCTCCGTATCTTTCTCAACTATGATCCCAAAGGTGAGCCAGTGATTGAAGGGATCAGGCGCATTAGCCGTCCTGGTCGCCGGGTATACACTGATGTAAATAATCTACCCCGGGTCAGGGAGGGATTGGGGATCGCTATTCTCACCACCTCTAAAGGGGTGGTTTCCGATAAAATAGCCCGCCGTCTGAATGTGGGTGGTGAAGTTCTATGTCACGTATGGTAA
- the rplF gene encoding 50S ribosomal protein L6, with product MSRIGKQPISLPEGVTVEIGDRRITIKGPKGNLSYTYEKGVSVTQQNGELLVTRASDEKYHRALHGLTRALLANMVQGVSSGFSKQLNLVGIGFTAEQKGLNVLLHLGFSHPIYFQAPPGIELEVTNKNTSVVVRGIDRQLVGQVAAKIRSLRKPEPYKGKGVHYHDEVIRRKAGKTVSAKV from the coding sequence ATGTCGCGTATCGGTAAGCAACCTATCTCTTTGCCAGAAGGGGTTACCGTCGAGATTGGCGATCGTCGGATTACGATTAAGGGGCCGAAGGGGAATCTTTCATACACCTATGAAAAAGGAGTCTCTGTCACCCAGCAGAATGGGGAGCTCTTGGTGACTAGAGCTTCTGATGAGAAGTACCATCGGGCCCTGCACGGCCTGACCCGCGCATTATTGGCCAATATGGTTCAGGGTGTGAGCAGCGGCTTTTCCAAGCAGCTGAACTTAGTAGGCATTGGCTTCACGGCCGAGCAGAAAGGTTTAAATGTACTGCTCCACCTGGGTTTTTCGCATCCTATTTACTTCCAAGCACCGCCGGGGATTGAACTGGAGGTAACCAATAAGAACACATCCGTAGTGGTGAGGGGAATTGATCGGCAGCTAGTAGGACAGGTGGCTGCGAAAATTCGATCCCTGCGCAAGCCTGAACCATATAAGGGCAAAGGGGTGCACTATCATGATGAAGTCATCCGCCGCAAGGCTGGAAAGACCGTCAGTGCGAAGGTTTAA
- the rplR gene encoding 50S ribosomal protein L18: MIKSHTKKLELQRRRRLRVKSKIDRYAGKPRLVVTRSAKHITGQVVDDLAGRTLVSASSVENALADEVRTGTNKTDVAKRIGLVLGRRAAKKKIKDVVFDRGSYLYHGRVKAFADGAREGGLNF; the protein is encoded by the coding sequence ATGATAAAGTCCCATACAAAGAAGCTGGAGCTGCAGCGGCGCCGGCGACTACGGGTGAAAAGCAAGATTGACCGCTATGCCGGTAAACCACGGTTGGTGGTTACCCGCTCGGCTAAGCATATTACCGGACAGGTAGTGGATGATCTGGCCGGCCGTACTCTGGTATCTGCCTCCAGCGTTGAAAATGCCCTTGCTGATGAGGTGCGAACGGGCACTAACAAGACGGATGTGGCCAAGCGAATCGGCCTTGTGCTCGGTCGCCGGGCAGCGAAGAAGAAAATCAAGGATGTGGTCTTCGACCGCGGCTCTTATCTTTATCACGGTAGAGTTAAGGCGTTTGCAGACGGGGCTCGTGAAGGCGGCTTGAATTTTTAA
- the rpsE gene encoding 30S ribosomal protein S5 — protein MAINPTELDLKEESLIRVNRVAKVVTGGRRFGFNAIVAVGDGQGHVGIGFGKANEVAAAIGKARENAKKNLFRVPVINGTLPHAMTTKFGASKVMLKPAAPGTGLIASAPIRAVLEQAGYTDVLTKCTGSTNALNVVRATVKALQSMKDAIAVARKRGISVKELFG, from the coding sequence ATGGCGATTAATCCAACAGAATTGGATCTTAAAGAAGAGAGTCTCATCCGTGTCAACCGGGTAGCGAAGGTGGTCACCGGTGGTCGGAGGTTCGGTTTCAATGCTATTGTGGCTGTGGGGGATGGCCAAGGCCACGTGGGTATCGGGTTCGGCAAGGCCAACGAAGTGGCTGCTGCTATCGGAAAGGCTCGCGAGAATGCCAAGAAGAACCTGTTCAGAGTGCCGGTGATTAATGGCACGCTGCCCCACGCGATGACGACTAAGTTCGGTGCCAGCAAGGTAATGCTAAAACCAGCGGCTCCGGGTACCGGTCTTATAGCCAGTGCGCCGATACGGGCGGTCCTCGAACAAGCCGGTTATACCGACGTACTGACTAAGTGCACTGGATCAACCAATGCTCTCAATGTCGTCCGGGCAACAGTCAAGGCTCTCCAATCGATGAAGGATGCTATTGCAGTAGCTCGCAAGCGGGGAATATCGGTGAAGGAGCTATTCGGCTAA
- the rpmD gene encoding 50S ribosomal protein L30, which yields MVGKAKKLKITQIKSGIGYARRTKDNLRALGIHRMHQTVMKPDNPAIRGMIARVRHLVEVEEV from the coding sequence ATGGTGGGCAAGGCGAAAAAACTGAAGATTACGCAGATTAAGAGTGGTATCGGCTATGCTCGCCGAACTAAGGATAATCTCCGGGCCCTGGGTATTCACCGGATGCATCAGACGGTAATGAAACCCGATAATCCGGCGATTCGCGGTATGATCGCACGGGTTCGGCACCTGGTGGAGGTAGAAGAGGTATGA
- the rplO gene encoding 50S ribosomal protein L15 → MSPIIPLKPSRGSRCGRKRRGRGRASGLGKTAGRGQKGWHSRSGSKRPAWYEGGQMPLQRRIPKRGFSNDRFRSEMQTVNLETIANLNLDKVDPAILQERGIIKRKDIPVKVLGDGELSGAVEVAAHQFSRTAREKVEKSGGKIVVLS, encoded by the coding sequence ATGAGCCCCATTATCCCGCTGAAGCCGTCCAGGGGCTCGCGGTGTGGTCGTAAGCGGCGTGGCCGCGGGCGTGCCTCAGGACTGGGAAAGACAGCTGGGCGCGGACAGAAAGGATGGCATTCACGGTCTGGCTCCAAGCGGCCAGCCTGGTATGAAGGGGGCCAGATGCCCCTCCAGCGTCGGATCCCCAAGCGCGGATTCTCCAACGACCGCTTCCGATCAGAAATGCAGACCGTAAACCTCGAGACCATCGCCAACCTGAACCTGGATAAGGTAGACCCGGCGATCTTGCAGGAACGGGGTATCATCAAGCGGAAGGACATACCGGTGAAGGTGCTGGGTGATGGTGAGCTGTCGGGTGCCGTTGAGGTGGCCGCTCATCAATTCAGCCGTACAGCAAGGGAGAAGGTCGAAAAGTCCGGTGGGAAGATAGTGGTTCTATCTTAG